One window from the genome of Microcebus murinus isolate Inina chromosome X, M.murinus_Inina_mat1.0, whole genome shotgun sequence encodes:
- the ZMAT1 gene encoding zinc finger matrin-type protein 1 isoform X1: protein MRTYVCHICSITFTSLDMFRLHMQGSEHQIRESIAINLVKNSKTQDSYQDECADYIKVQKSRGLEPKTCFRKMEESSLETRRYREAVDSRSRHRMFEQRLPFETFQTYPGPYNTSQAVENQLPHCLPAYSQKTYDSFQDELEDYIKVQKARGLDPKTCFRKMRENSMETYRYREMVDSGPRQRMCEQRFSFETSQTYQRPYYISPVESQLPHWLPAHSKRTYDSFQDELEDYIKVQKARGLEPRTCFRNIGDSSVETHRYKETVDVRPKHRMLEQRLPFETFHAYPGPYSISQAAENQLPHCLPAHDSKQRLDSISYCPLSRDYFPEKPVPLSLNQQENNSDPYSVESEVYKHLSSENKTSDHQAGHKRRHQKRRRHLEEGEERPEKEQSKHKRKRSYEDTELGKDKSIRQRKREGDKVRVSSGKLKHRKKKKSHDVPSEKEERKHKKQKKKTVEERTEEEMLWDESILGF, encoded by the exons ATGAGAACCTACGTTTGCCATATTTGTAGTATCACTTTTACATCTTTAGATATGTTCCGGCTCCACATGCAAGGAAGCGAACATCAAATTAG AGAATCCATTGCTATCAATCTAGTAAAGAATTCAAAGACACAAGACTCTTACCAAGATGAGTGTGCAGATTACATCAAAGTGCAGAAATCTAGAGGACTAGAACCCAAAACTTGCTTCAGAAAGATGGAAGAGAGTTCTTTGGAGACCCGTAGATACAGAGAAGCAGTTGATTCCAGATCCAGACATAGAATGTTTGAACAAAGACTACCATTTGAGACTTTCCAGACATACCCAGGACCATACAATACTTCACAGGCAGTGGAAAACCAGTTACCTCATTGCTTACCAGCTTATTCACAAAAGACATATGACTCTTTCCAAGATGAACTTGAAGATTACATCAAAGTGCAGAAAGCCAGAGGACTAGATCCGAAGACTTGTTTTAGAAAGATGAGAGAGAACTCTATGGAAACTTACAGGTACagagaaatggttgattctgGACCCAGGCAAAGAATGTGTGAGCAAAGATTTTCATTTGAGACTTCCCAGACCTACCAGCGACCATACTATATTTCACCAGTAGAAAGCCAGTTACCTCATTGGTTACCAGCTCATTCAAAGAGAACATATGATTCTTTCCAAGATGAACTTGAAGATTATATCAAAGTGCAGAAAGCCAGAGGTCTAGAGCCAAGGACTTGTTTCAGAAACATAGGTGATAGCTCTGTGGAAACACATAGGTACAAAGAAACGGTTGATGTCAGACCCAAACATAGAATGTTGGAGCAAAGGCTCCCATTTGAGACTTTTCATGCCTATCCTGGACCATACAGTATTTCACAAGCAGCAGAGAACCAGTTACCTCATTGCTTACCAGCTCATGACAGCAAACAGAGACTAGACTCTATTAGCTACTGTCCACTCAGCAGAGATTATTTCCCAGAAAAACCAGTACCCTTGAGCCttaatcagcaagaaaataactCTGACCCATACAGTGTAGAATCTGAAGTTTACAAGCACCTCTCCTCAGAAAATAAGACCAGTGACCATCAAGCAGGTCATAAACGGAGACATCAGAAGAGAAGACGACACTTGGAAGAAGGTGAAGAAAGGCCTGAGAAGGAGCAATCCaagcataaaaggaaaaggagttATGAAGATACGGAGTTAGGCAAAGATAAGAGCATCCgacaaaggaaaagagagggagataAAGTCAGGGTCAGTTCAGGAAAGCTTAAGCatcgaaaaaagaaaaaaagccatgaTGTACCCTCTGAGAAAGAAGAACGTAAgcacaagaaacagaaaaagaaaactgttgaaGAAAGGACAGAAGAGGAGATGCTGTGGGATGAGTCTATTCTTGGATTTtga